A section of the Sphingomonas ginsenosidivorax genome encodes:
- a CDS encoding sigma-54-dependent transcriptional regulator, producing MALDILVVDDERDIRELVAGVLEDEGYETRNAGDSDAALEAIADRRPSLVLLDVWLHGSRLDGLELLDEIKRRDPSIPVLVISGHGNLDTAVAAIRRGASDFIEKPFEAERLLLMVARATETERLRREVATLRATVGRETDLTGSSSSINGVRATLKRVAATGSRVLIMGSAGVGKEVAARLLHGWSQRTDAPFIIVSAARMTPERVDEELFGVEEGGDLVRPGLFEQAHGGTLFLDEIADMPIATQARILRALTDQSFTRVGGTRVVKVDVRVVSATARDLVFEIAEGRFREDLYYRLNVVPVTIPPLSDRREDIPALVQHFIAHYAAERRVPTPEIAGDAMVALQSYDWPGNVRQLRNVVERTIILAPGDRIGRIDLDLLPAEVMGDQGDMGGGSATAIMGSPLREARETFEREYLRVQIRRFSGNISRTASFIGMERSALHRKLKLLGITETRDE from the coding sequence ATGGCGCTCGATATTCTCGTCGTAGACGACGAACGCGACATCCGCGAACTGGTAGCCGGCGTCCTGGAGGACGAAGGCTATGAGACGCGCAATGCCGGCGACAGCGATGCCGCGCTGGAGGCGATCGCGGACCGCCGGCCGTCGCTGGTGCTGCTCGACGTGTGGCTGCACGGCTCGCGGCTCGACGGGCTCGAACTGCTCGATGAGATCAAGCGGCGCGACCCGTCGATCCCGGTGCTGGTCATCTCGGGCCACGGCAATCTCGACACGGCGGTCGCCGCGATCCGTCGCGGCGCGTCGGACTTCATCGAGAAGCCGTTCGAGGCCGAGCGCCTCCTCCTGATGGTCGCGCGCGCGACCGAGACCGAGCGGTTGCGCCGCGAGGTCGCGACGCTGCGCGCCACGGTTGGCCGCGAGACCGACCTGACCGGCAGTTCGAGCTCGATCAACGGCGTCCGTGCGACCCTGAAGCGCGTGGCGGCAACCGGCAGCCGCGTGCTGATCATGGGCTCCGCGGGCGTCGGCAAGGAGGTTGCGGCGCGGCTGCTCCACGGCTGGAGCCAGCGTACCGACGCCCCCTTCATCATCGTCAGCGCGGCGCGGATGACGCCCGAGCGCGTTGACGAGGAACTGTTCGGCGTGGAGGAGGGGGGAGACCTCGTCCGTCCCGGTCTGTTCGAACAGGCGCATGGCGGCACCTTGTTCCTCGACGAGATCGCCGACATGCCGATCGCGACGCAGGCCCGGATCCTGCGCGCGCTCACCGACCAGAGCTTCACCCGCGTCGGTGGCACCCGCGTGGTCAAGGTCGACGTCCGTGTCGTCTCGGCGACCGCGCGCGACCTGGTGTTCGAGATCGCCGAGGGACGGTTCCGCGAGGACCTCTACTACCGCCTCAACGTCGTCCCCGTGACGATCCCGCCTTTGTCCGACCGACGCGAGGACATCCCCGCGCTCGTCCAGCATTTCATCGCGCACTACGCCGCAGAGCGCCGCGTGCCGACCCCGGAAATCGCGGGCGATGCGATGGTTGCGCTGCAATCCTACGACTGGCCGGGAAACGTTCGCCAGCTCCGCAACGTCGTCGAGCGGACGATCATCCTGGCGCCGGGCGACCGGATCGGCCGGATCGACCTCGACCTGCTGCCCGCCGAAGTGATGGGCGACCAGGGCGACATGGGCGGCGGCAGCGCGACCGCGATCATGGGCTCACCGCTGCGCGAGGCGCGCGAGACGTTCGAACGCGAATATCTGCGCGTGCAGATCCGGCGCTTCTCGGGCAATATATCGCGCACCGCCAGCTTCATCGGAATGGAGCGCTCGGCGTTGCACCGGAAACTGAAGCTGCTCGGCATCACCGAGACGCGCGACGAATAG
- the hfq gene encoding RNA chaperone Hfq produces MTGYRSISDAGKRRLAGKVPPKTRVIPMADKQGSLQDLFLNALRRSKTPVTMFLVKGVKLQGIVTWFDNFSVLLRRDGQSQLIYKHAISTIMPAGPMDIAALIDAVGENQKKQPLLQEIFLNAVRKSEDSVTMFLINGVMLQGQIAGFDLFCMLLQREGMAQLVYKHAVSTIQPARPLNLAGEADDESDED; encoded by the coding sequence GTGACCGGCTACCGGTCCATCTCCGACGCCGGGAAACGGCGCCTCGCGGGCAAAGTCCCGCCAAAAACAAGGGTTATCCCAATGGCCGACAAGCAGGGTTCGCTTCAGGACCTGTTCCTGAACGCTCTTCGGCGTTCCAAGACGCCCGTCACGATGTTCCTCGTCAAGGGCGTGAAGCTCCAGGGCATCGTCACCTGGTTCGACAATTTTTCCGTCCTGCTGCGCCGCGATGGCCAGTCCCAGCTCATCTACAAGCATGCGATCTCGACGATCATGCCCGCGGGTCCGATGGACATCGCCGCGCTCATCGACGCGGTCGGAGAAAACCAGAAGAAGCAGCCGTTGTTGCAAGAGATTTTCCTCAACGCGGTACGCAAGTCCGAAGACAGCGTGACGATGTTCCTGATCAACGGCGTGATGCTGCAGGGCCAGATCGCGGGCTTCGACCTGTTCTGCATGCTGCTCCAGCGTGAAGGCATGGCACAGCTCGTCTACAAGCACGCCGTGTCGACGATCCAGCCGGCGCGACCGCTGAACCTGGCAGGCGAGGCCGACGACGAGTCGGACGAGGATTGA
- the hflX gene encoding GTPase HflX: MSGGFDRDRDEFARGTKAIVVLPDQGDATRDADARLAETAGLAAAIGVSVVERIAYRVRAPKPATLIGSGQVEMLAAQVRMEEAGLVVFDASLTPIQQRNLEKALETKVIDRTGLILEIFGERAATAEGRLQVELAHLDYQAGRLVRSWTHLERQRGGFGFLGGPGETQIEADRRLIRDRMAKLKRELEQVSRTRGLHRERRQRAPWPVIALVGYTNAGKSTLFNRLTGADVMAEDLLFATLDPTLRQIQLPGIDKAILSDTVGFVSDLPTQLVAAFKATLEEVVSADLLVHVRDIAHPDTEAQRADVEAVLAEIGVDETTPRFEVWNKLDLLDEADREEVIGEAAHRDDVVAVSALSGEGVPNLLDQVAGKLTGAHRRYWLKLDATDGAGAAWLHAHGEVIDTQVDGLETTYEVRLSEADYDRFSRRDA; the protein is encoded by the coding sequence TTGAGCGGCGGCTTCGACCGCGATCGGGACGAGTTCGCACGCGGCACCAAGGCGATCGTCGTGCTGCCCGATCAGGGTGACGCGACGCGCGACGCCGATGCGCGCCTGGCCGAGACCGCCGGGCTTGCCGCGGCGATCGGCGTCTCGGTGGTCGAGCGCATCGCCTACCGCGTCCGCGCGCCGAAACCTGCGACGCTGATCGGCAGCGGCCAGGTCGAGATGCTCGCCGCGCAGGTGCGGATGGAGGAGGCGGGGCTCGTCGTGTTCGACGCGAGCCTTACCCCGATCCAGCAGCGCAACCTTGAAAAGGCGCTCGAGACCAAGGTCATCGATCGTACCGGGTTGATCCTCGAGATATTCGGCGAGCGCGCCGCGACTGCCGAGGGGCGGCTGCAGGTCGAACTCGCGCATCTCGACTATCAGGCCGGCCGGCTCGTGCGCAGCTGGACCCATCTCGAACGCCAGCGCGGCGGCTTCGGCTTCCTCGGCGGTCCGGGCGAAACGCAGATCGAGGCGGATCGCCGCCTGATCCGCGACCGCATGGCAAAGCTCAAGCGCGAGCTCGAACAGGTCAGCCGCACCCGCGGCCTGCACCGCGAGCGGCGCCAGCGGGCGCCCTGGCCGGTGATCGCCTTGGTGGGCTATACTAACGCAGGGAAGTCGACGCTTTTCAACCGGTTGACCGGCGCTGACGTCATGGCCGAGGATCTGTTGTTCGCGACGCTCGACCCGACGCTACGGCAGATCCAGCTGCCCGGGATCGACAAGGCGATCCTGTCGGACACCGTCGGCTTTGTCTCCGACCTGCCGACGCAGCTCGTCGCCGCGTTCAAAGCGACGCTCGAGGAGGTGGTCTCGGCCGACCTGCTCGTGCACGTCCGCGACATCGCGCATCCCGATACCGAGGCGCAGCGCGCCGACGTCGAGGCCGTCCTTGCCGAGATCGGCGTCGACGAGACGACGCCGCGGTTCGAGGTCTGGAACAAGCTCGACCTGCTCGACGAGGCCGACCGCGAGGAGGTCATCGGCGAGGCCGCGCACCGCGATGACGTGGTCGCGGTGTCGGCGCTGAGCGGGGAAGGGGTGCCCAACCTGCTCGACCAGGTCGCTGGCAAGCTGACCGGCGCGCATCGCCGCTATTGGCTCAAGCTCGATGCAACCGACGGCGCAGGGGCCGCCTGGCTGCACGCGCATGGCGAGGTGATCGACACGCAGGTCGACGGTCTTGAGACGACGTATGAAGTACGTTTGTCCGAAGCGGATTACGACCGCTTCAGCCGTCGCGATGCTTGA
- the mazG gene encoding nucleoside triphosphate pyrophosphohydrolase, translating into MARLRDPVSGCDWDRVQTWDTIAPYTIEEAYEVADAIARNDPADLKDELGDLLLQVVFHSRIAEEADAFTLADVVTAVSDKMERRHPHIFGDADTFPGWEAIKATERAAKPDPSALAGVAIGLPALLRAEKLQKRAARVGFDWPDADGSLAKVHEEIAEVQSAGPDTVEEEIGDLLFAVTNWARHLGIDPEAALRAGNAKFERRFRAMEVEAGDAFADLDLAGKEALWQTVKHRDG; encoded by the coding sequence ATGGCGCGGTTGCGCGATCCCGTTTCGGGCTGCGACTGGGATCGCGTGCAGACCTGGGACACGATCGCGCCGTACACGATTGAGGAAGCCTATGAGGTAGCCGATGCGATCGCGCGCAACGATCCTGCCGATCTGAAAGACGAGCTCGGCGACCTCCTGCTCCAAGTCGTGTTCCACAGCCGCATTGCCGAGGAAGCCGACGCATTCACGCTCGCCGACGTCGTCACCGCGGTCAGCGACAAGATGGAACGACGCCACCCGCATATCTTCGGCGACGCCGATACCTTCCCCGGCTGGGAAGCGATCAAGGCGACCGAGCGTGCGGCGAAACCCGATCCCAGCGCGCTCGCGGGCGTCGCGATCGGCCTGCCCGCATTGCTGCGTGCTGAGAAGCTGCAGAAGCGCGCCGCGCGCGTCGGGTTCGACTGGCCCGATGCGGACGGCTCGCTTGCCAAGGTTCACGAGGAGATCGCCGAGGTCCAGTCCGCGGGACCCGACACGGTCGAGGAAGAGATTGGCGACCTGCTGTTCGCGGTGACCAACTGGGCGCGGCATCTGGGGATCGACCCGGAAGCGGCACTACGCGCGGGTAACGCCAAGTTCGAACGCCGTTTCCGTGCGATGGAGGTCGAGGCCGGCGATGCGTTCGCCGACCTCGATCTCGCAGGCAAGGAAGCCCTATGGCAAACGGTCAAGCATCGCGACGGCTGA
- a CDS encoding retropepsin-like aspartic protease family protein, whose protein sequence is MTDRGADLLLYGIMLILPLAALIARRPPLGQTLKMALAWVGIFAVGLLVASQWQRFGGITAMLNDQQISGTETRIRMAEDGHFWANVEIDETKRRMLIDSGATTTALSPETAAAAGLDLDESPFATVIETANGAVTARTATARRVTIGTVTATDLGVVSSPAFGDTNVIGMNFLSRLASWRVEGGTLILTPKPS, encoded by the coding sequence ATGACCGACCGGGGCGCCGACCTGCTCCTGTACGGCATCATGCTGATCCTGCCGCTGGCGGCGTTGATCGCCCGGCGTCCGCCGCTCGGGCAGACGCTCAAGATGGCGCTGGCCTGGGTCGGGATCTTCGCCGTCGGGCTGCTCGTCGCCAGCCAGTGGCAACGGTTCGGCGGGATCACCGCGATGCTGAACGACCAGCAAATCAGCGGGACCGAGACGCGCATTCGAATGGCCGAGGACGGGCATTTCTGGGCGAATGTCGAGATCGACGAAACGAAACGCCGGATGCTCATCGACAGCGGCGCGACGACCACGGCACTCTCGCCGGAGACCGCGGCGGCGGCCGGGCTGGATCTGGACGAGAGTCCGTTCGCCACGGTGATCGAGACGGCTAACGGCGCCGTGACCGCGCGGACGGCCACGGCACGCCGCGTGACGATCGGCACCGTGACCGCTACCGATCTTGGCGTCGTGTCATCGCCGGCGTTCGGCGATACCAACGTGATCGGGATGAACTTTCTGTCGCGATTGGCATCGTGGCGGGTCGAAGGCGGTACGCTCATCCTCACTCCGAAACCATCGTGA
- a CDS encoding MBL fold metallo-hydrolase has product MKIRILGSGTSSGVPRIGNDWGACDPSEPRNRRTRVSAIVEHEGTRILIDTGPDMREQLLAADVDTLDAVIWTHDHADHCHGIDDLRQVFHAMGRPVRGYARPETLAALDARFTYAFHGRHGYPSTIDAAPLPDRLTIGSIEIKTTDQPHGNISATGLRFEAGGVSIGYATDFNIMTDDMMTLYEGLDIWVVDALRRWPHPTHPELSAVLGWVEQLKPGRTALIHMDNTMDYAALCAELPDGVEPGYDGLVLER; this is encoded by the coding sequence GTGAAAATCCGGATCCTCGGGTCTGGGACGTCCTCCGGCGTGCCGCGGATCGGCAACGACTGGGGCGCGTGCGACCCGAGCGAGCCGCGCAACCGCCGGACCCGCGTGTCGGCGATCGTCGAGCACGAGGGCACGCGGATCCTGATCGACACCGGTCCGGACATGCGCGAGCAGCTGCTCGCTGCGGACGTCGACACGCTCGATGCGGTGATCTGGACGCACGACCATGCCGACCACTGCCACGGGATCGACGACCTGCGGCAGGTCTTCCATGCGATGGGCCGGCCGGTGCGTGGCTATGCGCGGCCCGAGACGCTCGCCGCGCTGGATGCGCGGTTCACCTATGCGTTTCACGGGCGGCACGGCTATCCGTCGACGATCGACGCTGCGCCGTTGCCGGACCGCCTGACGATCGGCAGCATCGAGATCAAGACGACCGACCAGCCGCACGGCAATATCAGTGCGACCGGGCTCAGGTTCGAGGCGGGGGGTGTCTCGATCGGCTACGCCACGGATTTCAACATCATGACCGACGACATGATGACGCTGTACGAGGGTCTGGACATCTGGGTGGTCGATGCACTCAGGCGCTGGCCGCACCCGACGCATCCCGAACTGTCGGCCGTGCTCGGCTGGGTCGAGCAGCTGAAACCGGGGCGTACGGCGCTGATCCATATGGACAATACGATGGACTATGCCGCGCTCTGTGCCGAGCTGCCCGACGGTGTCGAACCCGGCTATGACGGGCTCGTGCTCGAGCGATGA
- a CDS encoding TatD family hydrolase: protein MLADSHCHLNYEGLVDEQAAVLDRARARGVTAMLNISTREREWDDVVATAEREPDVWATIGIHPNEADEHPAIDAAKLIARAAHPRVVGLGESGLDYYRDTSDRERQQASFRAHIAASRETGLPIVVHTRDAEDDTAAIMADEMGKGAYTGVIHCFTASGAFADKALDMGLYISISGIVTFKNAKDLQETARRLPIERLLIETDAPFLAPVPHRGKRGEPAFVADTAKFLADLRGERVEDLSRRTAENFHTLFAKTRA from the coding sequence ATGCTCGCCGACAGCCATTGCCATCTCAATTACGAGGGGCTGGTCGACGAGCAGGCGGCGGTGCTCGATCGCGCGCGCGCGCGCGGCGTGACCGCTATGCTCAACATCTCGACGCGGGAGCGCGAATGGGACGACGTCGTCGCGACCGCCGAGCGCGAGCCCGACGTCTGGGCGACGATCGGCATCCATCCGAACGAGGCGGACGAGCATCCCGCGATCGATGCCGCCAAGCTGATCGCGCGCGCCGCACATCCGCGCGTCGTCGGGTTGGGCGAGAGCGGGCTCGATTACTACCGCGACACGTCGGACCGCGAGCGGCAACAGGCGAGCTTTCGCGCGCACATCGCCGCGTCGCGTGAGACCGGCCTGCCGATCGTCGTCCATACCCGCGATGCCGAGGACGATACCGCAGCGATCATGGCCGACGAAATGGGGAAGGGGGCCTATACCGGCGTCATCCACTGCTTCACGGCGAGCGGAGCTTTCGCCGACAAGGCGTTGGACATGGGCCTGTATATCTCGATATCGGGGATCGTCACGTTCAAGAACGCGAAGGATCTGCAGGAGACCGCGCGGCGGCTGCCGATCGAGCGGCTGCTGATCGAGACCGATGCGCCGTTCCTGGCGCCGGTGCCCCACCGCGGCAAGCGCGGCGAACCCGCGTTCGTCGCCGACACCGCGAAATTCCTGGCGGACCTGCGCGGCGAGCGCGTCGAGGACCTGTCGCGCCGGACCGCCGAGAATTTTCACACCCTGTTTGCCAAGACCCGCGCGTGA
- the metG gene encoding methionine--tRNA ligase produces the protein MAEPYYITTAISYPNGRPHIGHAYEAIAADAIARFQRQAGRDVRFQTGTDEHGLKMVQTARDLGKGVRELADEMSGMFKAMCDRLEISYDRFIRTTELEHHRASQSLWQAMADNGDLYLSRYEGWYSVRDEAFYDEKELTGEGDDRRSPQGTPVEWTAEESWFFRLSAYQQPLLDHIAANPDFIRPEGRRNEVVKFVEGGLSDLSVSRTSFDWGVPVPGSPGHVMYVWVDALTNYLSGIGYPDDGPNRGFWPADLHLIGKDIVRFHAVYWPAFLMSAKLALPRQVFGHGFLLHRGEKMSKSIGNVVDPGELADAFGVDALRYFLLRDVSFGQDGSYSAEAIVTRVNAELANSFGNLAQRTLSFIAKNLEGVLPTTGTVDEADGMLIEEVVVACAALKAGFNDLALSQAIEAWMRGVFACNQYIDAQAPWALRKTDPERMHAVLRTLVRAIRMLAIAILPVVPGAAGKVLDQVGAEDRDHAAIDDDGWYDRVAAEGFRIAPPSPVFPRLDMPEVA, from the coding sequence ATGGCCGAACCCTATTATATCACCACCGCGATCAGCTACCCCAATGGTCGCCCGCATATCGGGCACGCGTACGAAGCGATCGCCGCCGACGCGATCGCGCGCTTCCAGCGCCAGGCTGGGCGCGACGTGCGGTTCCAGACCGGCACTGACGAGCATGGCCTCAAGATGGTCCAGACCGCGCGCGACCTCGGCAAGGGCGTGCGCGAACTCGCAGACGAAATGTCCGGCATGTTCAAGGCGATGTGCGATCGCCTTGAGATTTCGTACGACCGCTTCATCCGCACCACCGAGCTCGAGCATCACCGTGCGAGCCAGTCGCTCTGGCAGGCGATGGCGGACAATGGCGACCTGTATCTCAGCCGCTATGAAGGCTGGTATTCGGTGCGCGACGAGGCGTTCTACGACGAGAAGGAACTGACGGGGGAGGGCGATGACCGCCGATCGCCGCAGGGGACGCCGGTCGAATGGACCGCGGAGGAGAGCTGGTTCTTCCGCCTGTCGGCCTATCAGCAGCCTCTGCTCGATCACATTGCCGCGAACCCGGACTTCATCCGGCCCGAGGGGCGTCGTAACGAGGTGGTCAAGTTCGTCGAGGGCGGGCTGTCGGACCTGTCGGTCTCGCGCACCAGTTTCGACTGGGGCGTGCCAGTGCCGGGCAGCCCGGGGCATGTCATGTATGTCTGGGTCGACGCGCTGACCAACTATCTGTCGGGGATCGGCTATCCCGATGACGGTCCCAACCGCGGGTTCTGGCCCGCCGACCTGCATCTGATCGGCAAGGATATCGTCCGGTTCCACGCGGTCTACTGGCCGGCGTTCCTGATGTCGGCGAAGCTCGCGTTGCCCAGGCAGGTGTTCGGGCACGGCTTCCTGCTGCATCGCGGCGAGAAGATGTCGAAGTCGATCGGCAACGTCGTCGACCCGGGCGAACTGGCCGATGCCTTCGGGGTCGATGCGCTGCGCTATTTCCTGCTGCGCGATGTCAGCTTCGGACAGGATGGCAGCTATTCGGCCGAGGCGATCGTCACGCGGGTGAATGCCGAGCTGGCCAACAGCTTCGGCAACCTGGCGCAGCGGACCTTGTCGTTCATTGCCAAGAATTTGGAGGGTGTTCTTCCGACGACGGGCACGGTCGACGAGGCGGACGGCATGCTCATCGAGGAGGTCGTCGTCGCCTGCGCCGCGTTGAAAGCCGGGTTCAATGACCTCGCGCTGTCGCAGGCGATCGAGGCGTGGATGCGCGGCGTGTTCGCGTGCAACCAGTATATCGACGCACAGGCGCCCTGGGCGCTGCGGAAGACCGACCCCGAGCGGATGCACGCGGTGCTCAGGACTCTGGTACGGGCGATCAGGATGTTGGCTATCGCGATCCTGCCGGTGGTGCCTGGGGCGGCTGGAAAGGTGCTCGATCAGGTCGGCGCTGAGGACCGCGATCACGCCGCGATCGACGATGACGGCTGGTACGACCGCGTCGCTGCCGAGGGATTCCGGATCGCGCCGCCGTCGCCGGTGTTCCCGCGGCTCGACATGCCGGAGGTCGCCTGA
- a CDS encoding AAA family ATPase, with translation MTSVVGNAAAQAAFVSAMASGSLHHAWLLTGPQGVGKASFARMAAIRMLAEGAGATGLPPGLDVPEGNATRALVEAGSHPDYRVLARLPKDPEKPDQDIARSITIAQVRTLQPLFATTPSMSSRRVVVIDAIDDLERGGANALLKNLEEPPQGTIFLLVSHAPGRLLPTIRSRCRLLRFEALGDGEVATAIRAVQPEADEAEIAALVRASDGAPGRALRYAGLDVAGIDEAIARIAGEGDRDNSQRLRLAKSLGGKAAQARYEAFLDRAPAYVAQAARSRSGPALRSALDAHAAARELAGAAIGLSLDAQATVFEMGGILASLKA, from the coding sequence ATGACGTCGGTCGTCGGCAACGCGGCGGCGCAGGCCGCGTTCGTCTCGGCGATGGCAAGCGGGTCGCTGCACCACGCCTGGCTGCTCACCGGCCCGCAAGGCGTCGGCAAGGCCAGCTTCGCGCGGATGGCGGCGATCCGCATGCTGGCCGAAGGGGCGGGGGCGACCGGACTGCCCCCGGGCCTCGACGTGCCGGAAGGCAATGCGACGCGCGCGCTGGTCGAGGCCGGGTCGCACCCCGATTACCGGGTGCTGGCGCGGTTGCCCAAGGATCCGGAGAAGCCCGACCAGGATATCGCGCGCAGCATCACGATCGCGCAGGTCCGCACGCTGCAGCCGCTGTTCGCGACAACGCCGTCGATGAGCAGCCGGCGGGTGGTGGTGATCGATGCGATCGACGATCTCGAACGCGGCGGCGCGAATGCGCTGCTGAAGAATCTGGAGGAACCGCCGCAGGGGACCATCTTCCTGCTGGTCAGCCATGCGCCGGGGCGGTTGTTGCCGACGATCCGGTCGCGCTGCCGGCTGTTGCGGTTCGAGGCGCTGGGCGACGGCGAGGTCGCGACTGCGATCCGGGCGGTACAACCCGAGGCGGACGAGGCCGAAATCGCGGCACTGGTCCGCGCCAGCGACGGTGCGCCGGGGCGTGCACTGCGCTATGCCGGCCTCGACGTCGCCGGGATCGACGAGGCGATCGCGCGGATCGCAGGGGAGGGCGACCGCGACAACAGCCAGCGGCTGCGGCTGGCCAAGTCGCTCGGCGGCAAGGCGGCGCAGGCGCGGTACGAGGCATTCCTCGACCGCGCGCCCGCCTATGTCGCGCAGGCGGCCCGATCGCGGTCGGGGCCGGCTCTGCGGTCCGCACTCGATGCGCATGCCGCGGCGCGCGAGCTGGCGGGTGCCGCGATCGGGCTGTCGCTCGATGCGCAGGCGACGGTGTTCGAGATGGGCGGAATCCTCGCGTCGCTGAAAGCGTGA
- a CDS encoding D-alanyl-D-alanine carboxypeptidase family protein, whose product MKTLIVAPLVALMLANPSVAAAPQFQTAAPIAYMEDLSSGAVLYARDAERRMPPASLAKMMTVYVAFDMVRKGELKLDQMMTVRPETWAKWHGPAAGSTMFLSSGESVSVANLLYGIVTLSGNDACVVLAEGISGSEQAFTERMNRTAAEIGLKNSHFGTANGWPDNGVTYVTAHDLADLAAATITNHPALYKQFYSKRDFTWGKTMGGNAITQANRDPILGRVAGADGLKTGHTEEAGYGFTGSAEQGGRRLVMVVAGLTSSAQRSEESVRFMEWGFRAWSSKPIVAKGRKVETAEVQMGDSSTVGLVAPKALTATLPAGTSPNLTAKVVYNGPIKAPIKAGQHIADLVVSTPDGVTQTMPLVADKDVGTAGFFGRAWAGLTGFFG is encoded by the coding sequence ATGAAGACGCTGATCGTCGCTCCGCTCGTCGCCCTGATGCTCGCGAACCCGTCGGTCGCGGCCGCGCCGCAGTTCCAGACCGCCGCGCCGATCGCCTATATGGAGGACTTGTCCTCGGGCGCGGTGCTGTATGCGCGCGATGCCGAGCGCCGGATGCCGCCGGCGTCGCTCGCCAAGATGATGACGGTCTATGTCGCGTTCGACATGGTCCGCAAGGGAGAGCTCAAGCTCGACCAGATGATGACCGTCCGCCCCGAGACCTGGGCAAAATGGCATGGTCCGGCCGCGGGTTCGACGATGTTCCTGTCATCGGGTGAGAGCGTCAGCGTCGCCAATCTGCTGTACGGTATCGTCACGCTGTCGGGGAACGACGCGTGCGTGGTGCTCGCGGAGGGGATTTCGGGATCCGAGCAGGCGTTCACCGAGCGGATGAACCGCACCGCCGCCGAGATCGGCCTGAAGAACAGCCACTTCGGCACCGCGAACGGCTGGCCCGACAATGGCGTCACCTATGTGACCGCGCACGACCTGGCCGATCTCGCCGCGGCGACGATCACCAACCACCCCGCGCTCTACAAGCAATTCTATTCGAAGCGTGATTTCACCTGGGGCAAGACGATGGGCGGCAACGCCATCACCCAGGCCAACCGCGACCCGATCCTGGGCCGCGTCGCGGGCGCCGACGGGCTGAAGACCGGGCACACCGAGGAAGCGGGCTATGGCTTCACCGGCTCGGCCGAGCAGGGCGGGCGTCGCCTGGTCATGGTCGTCGCCGGGTTGACGAGCTCGGCGCAGCGCAGCGAGGAGTCGGTGCGCTTCATGGAATGGGGCTTCCGCGCCTGGTCGTCCAAGCCGATCGTCGCGAAGGGGCGGAAGGTCGAGACTGCCGAGGTCCAGATGGGCGATTCGTCGACCGTCGGACTCGTCGCGCCCAAGGCGCTGACCGCGACGTTGCCCGCCGGCACCTCGCCCAACCTGACGGCAAAGGTCGTCTATAACGGCCCGATCAAGGCACCGATCAAGGCCGGACAGCACATCGCCGACCTGGTCGTCAGCACGCCCGACGGCGTCACGCAGACGATGCCGCTGGTCGCGGACAAGGACGTCGGCACGGCCGGCTTCTTCGGCCGCGCCTGGGCGGGGCTAACCGGGTTCTTCGGCTGA
- a CDS encoding septal ring lytic transglycosylase RlpA family protein yields the protein MRSNASVLILAIALAACGGTRESLGATLPYGAYGRYQDTGLASWYGEELSGNRTASGEVFDASAITAAHRTLPLGSFAEVTSLDTGRSILVRITDRGPGRRDRIIDLSRGAARLLGTDRRPVANVRVRAVVPSSQDAATLRAGRSVAARDPGFVRASAVSLPERRPVVLVPGHTYVLQIATFSNEARARALADRLDARVVGGGGLWRVRLGPFDDAGRLQRARDAVAERGYGDAQVLPGD from the coding sequence ATGCGGTCGAACGCTAGCGTCCTGATCCTCGCGATTGCGCTGGCCGCGTGTGGCGGTACGCGCGAAAGCCTGGGGGCGACGCTGCCCTACGGTGCTTATGGCCGATACCAGGATACCGGACTAGCCAGCTGGTATGGCGAGGAACTATCCGGCAACCGTACCGCGTCGGGCGAGGTGTTTGACGCGAGCGCGATCACGGCTGCACATCGTACGCTGCCGCTGGGGTCGTTCGCCGAAGTGACATCGCTCGACACCGGGCGGTCGATCCTGGTGCGGATTACCGATCGCGGACCGGGGCGACGCGACCGGATCATCGACCTGTCGCGCGGCGCGGCGCGGCTGCTCGGCACCGACCGACGGCCTGTGGCGAATGTCCGCGTGCGCGCGGTGGTGCCGTCCTCGCAGGACGCGGCGACGCTGCGCGCCGGACGTTCGGTTGCGGCGCGCGATCCGGGTTTCGTGCGTGCCAGCGCCGTGTCGCTGCCCGAGCGGCGGCCGGTCGTGCTGGTTCCCGGGCACACCTATGTCCTGCAGATCGCGACCTTCTCCAACGAGGCGCGCGCGCGGGCGCTGGCCGACCGACTCGATGCGCGCGTGGTCGGCGGCGGGGGGCTGTGGCGCGTGCGGCTCGGGCCGTTCGACGATGCTGGCCGGCTGCAACGCGCGCGTGACGCGGTCGCGGAGCGCGGCTATGGCGATGCACAGGTCCTGCCCGGGGACTGA